catggtgcGGGTTGTGGTGCGGGTGCGGCCCCCCACCCCGAGGGAGTTGGAGAGTCAGCGGCGGCCTGTGATTCAGGTGGTGGATGAGCGGGTGCTGGTGTTTGACCCTGAGGAGCCTGATGGGGGCTTCCTTGGCCTGAAATGGGGCAGTGTGCATGATGGCCCCAAGAAGAAGGGCAAAGACCTGACGTTTGTCTTTGACCGGGTCTTTGGTGAGGCGGCCACCCAACAGGACGTGTTCCATCACACCACCCACAGCATCCTGGACAGCTTCCTCCAGGGCTACAACTGCTCAGGTGAGCCCGTCTCCCCCTCTGCTGGGCACTGGTTGAGGAGGGCTCCGGCCGTGCATTCTCTGTGGGCCCCCCATTCATTCTTCTCCTGTGTGGGGACCACTCCGCTGGGTCACGGGATACAATAGCAGATCAGGCAGACAGCGTTCCTGTATTCGTGAGGCTTGCAGTCTAGAACTGGGAGAAAACACATCACAGAATCACACCCACAAGTGTGTGGTTAAAAACCAAGATAAGTGATATGAGGGAAAGAATTGTGGGCCTTCCATAGAGGAAGCTACCCAGGCTggagaaggcttccctgaggaagggaTAAGCTCCCACTCATGGTGGAGACCCCTTTGCCCTCAAATCCACAAGCCTACAGGGGCACCAGGAATGGACACGGAGAACTCAACAGCTGTGAACGTAGGGgatgtgggtgggtgggagggagcagtggAACCGTGCatgtggaaggaagaaaaggggctCGGGGAGAAGGGAAGGGCTGACCGGATGGAAATGCACTGGGGGAGCCCCTGGAGAAGGTGGATCTGGCCCTGCCGCCACCCTACTCCCTACTCTGTCTTCTGTAGTGTTTGCCTATGGGGCCACCGGGGCCGGGAAGACACACACCATGCTGGGAAGAGAGGGGGACCCTGGCATCATGTACCTGACCACCATGGAACTGTACAGAAGGCTCGAGGCCTGCCGGGAGGAGAAGAGACTCGAGGTGCTCATCAGCTACCAGGAGGTAGGGCTGTTTGCACCCCAGGACTGGGCGGCCCCATCTCTCATTCTCACAACCACCTAAAGAGGGAGTGGGGTGGAGTAAGCAGAAGCGGGGAGAGGGTGGTAGGGAGTGGGCAGACGGGGGCCCAGAGGGTGGACACAGCTCCAAGAGAGACTGCGTGTGAACTGACCCCGCCTGTCCTACTCATCACGTGACATCATCCAGCAGAGTGCCACTCACCACGGCGTGTCTCATGCTTCcctgacccagcaactccactctcCCCAGCACCTAGGGGAGAGGCTTCCTGACCAGCCTCTCCCTCGGGTCTCTCCCTGGCTTCCTTTCTCCTCAGGTGTACAACGAGCAGATCCACGACCTCCTGGAGCCCAAGGGGCCCCTTGCCATCCGTGAGGACCCCGACAAGGGGGTGGTGGTGCAAGGGCTTTCCTTCCACCAGGTAAGGGGCGGGGCTCAGGTGGGACGAGCAGCCCCACTGGTCCTCCGGGATCCCCTCACCGGGTAGTTTGGGGATGTCCTGGATCCTGCTGGGGCAGTGGTGGTGATAGCAAGCGGGTAACATGGGTCCTGAAGAGCAGCCCTTCTGTTGGGGGAAAAGTCCCCATTGGGGAGACCACAGCCCCCTTCCTGCACATCTCATCTGTAGCCGACCTCAGCTGAGCAGCTGCTGGGGATGCTGACCAGGGGGAACCGTAACCGCACGCAGCACCCCACTGACGTCAACGCTACGTCCTCCCGCTCCCATGCCATCTTCCAGGTGAGGAGGGGTCACAGGCCAGGGCCTGAAGCTGGAGCTCCTGGTGCCCAGttccccctcacccctgccaTCTGCCCCCAGATCTTCGTGAAGCAGCAGGACCGGATCCCAGGTCTGACCCAGGCCCTTCGGGTGGCCAAGATGAGCCTGATTGACCTGGCTGGCTCGGAGCGGGCATCCAGCACCCACGCCAAGGGGGAGCGGCTGCGGGAGGGAGCCAACATCAACCGCTCCCTGCTGGCCCTCATCAACGTCCTCAACGCCCTGGCCGACGCAAAGGTAAAGCTGCACGGAGCCAGGCTCCTCCCCGGGACAGCGACCCAGTGCCCAAGCCAAGggtccctccctccagccctgggccGAAACCTATCAAGTCtaaatttcctggtggtccagtggttaggactcggtgctttcactccagcggcccgggttcaatccctggtcagagaactaaggtcCTGTAAGCCCAGCAGCGGggtcaacaaaacaaacaaacaaacaaaaagcaaaggctACCGAGTCTAGCCTGGGTCTGTGTAGTCCAGACACTCACTCCACGCCCACCCACTGTCCCCAGGGCCGCAAGTCTCACGTGCCCTACCGGGACAGCAAGCTGACCCGCCTGCTCAAGGACTCCATCGGGGGCAGCTGCCGCACGGTGATGATCGCCGCCATCAGCCCCTCCAGCCTGGCCTACGAGGACACTTACAACACCCTCAAGTATGCCAACCGGGCCAAGGAGATCAAACTCTCGGTGCGTGCCAGCTGGGAGGGCCACCACACTggagtgggggtggaggggtgtcgggggagcccccagcctgggaagaggaggggaaaggaccCACTGGCCTCCTCTGGTACCTGGAGCAAGCGTTCCCGCAAGGCCGAGGGAAGAAGTGACATAGTCCTCGTCCTTAAAATAACACAGCACTGGGATGATTGAGGCAGAATCTTCTCAAGAGGGAGGCAACAGAAGGGAGTGGCCGAGTATCAGCCAGTGATCTTTGTCAGACTTGTTTTTAGCAGCAGGCCCATATTTTTGGCAAAACAACATACAACACAAATAAAAGCAGAGTTGCCCGGTTTCCCCccgcctcctccagggagccccgGTGCTCCAGGAGCCGCTGCGGCAGAGCCCCTGGCCTGCAGAGAGCATATCGGTCAGGGAGCCGGGGTCTCGGGTTCAAAGGCAAGCTCTCCTCTTGCTGTGCTAGGAGAGCCACTGGCCTCCCGGTTCCCTCAGTCGTGAGGGTGCGTCTCGGGAATGTGAGTGAGGTGTGCCTAGCGCTGCGTCTGGCCGCCGGAAGTGGTTGCCGAAAGCTGCTTTGAATGAACAAACAGATCCCTCCCCTGTGCCCCCATCTCAGCTGAAGAGCAACGTGATCAGCCTGGACTGTCCCATCAGCCAGTACGCCAGCACCTGCCAGCAGCTCCAGGCTGAGGTGAGGAGCCGCCCCGGGAGCTTGGCCGGGAGGCAGGGCGCCCGGCTCGGGGGCAGGACGGGACCGCCGGCGCGCGGCCAGGGCGCTCTGCCTGCCCCCTGCCTCCTGTGCTCACCCGGCGCTCTGAGGGGCTGGGCTGCTTCGTTCCAGGTGGCCGCCCTGAGGGAAAAGCTCCGAGTGTACGAGGCAGGAGCCCAGGCCCCGCAGCAGGACTCCTCGCAGCCCCCCAAAGCGGACGCTCCACATCAACCGTGAGTTCTGCCGCCCCTACCTGCCCCCATCCTTTCTCCAGCTTCTGCAGGGCTAGGACTCCTCGCTTCTGTTCTGGCATCTGGGGTTAGGGGTTCCTACTCACTGCCCGGCACACTGACTGTCACCTAGAATGGTCTATGTCAAAGGAGTAAATCACACCCCAACCTATATAAGCAGCATCTACTCTTCAAAAGAAGGTGCATTTAAGGGGCGGGTGTCATTGTTTCCTAAACCAGAAAATCCCTGACTCCTTCTCCCACGCTCAGCTACTGCCCTCTTATTACCCAAGCATCCACCCCTTATGGACCTGGAGCCACAGAGACCCTGCCGCCTCCCTGATTTTCCCACCTGCCCCCGCTTCCCGCCTTTCAAACCTCTCCTTTCCGCCTTAGCCTTCCCAGCTGCCCCTCGCCATCCCGCCTCCCCAGCCAGTCCTGCACCCCAGAGCTACGCCCAGGGTCGGCAGTCCTTCAAGAGGAGAGCCTGGGGACAGAGGCCCAGGTGGAGAAGGTCGTGGAAGGGAACTCTTCAGAAAGGGAGCAGCTCCCAGAGGACAAGGACGAAGGACCGGCTGAGGAGGTAAGACTTGGAGCTGGTGGAATATTGAAAGAAATGCCCCACCCCCAACTCACAGGGTCCCTTCAGTCCCAGCTTCTCTACCTGGATGTCTTACACCTCAGTCATTAGGAGGCTTTCATATCCTGCGCAGGAAGAACTAGTCTGTCAGATCCTGTGTGTCTGGAAGTGGGGAGGCTGAGTGTTAACAGAAGGGGAGCAGGGAAGGAGCACGGGGACCGGGAGAGAAAAAGGCACTACCAGGACCTGGTCGTTCCAGGAGCTGTCATTCCCACTCTTGGAGGAGGGATGGGTTGTAGGAGCTGCTCACGTAAAGTGACGGAGGCCGTCCTGGGCCCTTGACCTGTGACTCCCTTCCTCTCTAGGTTCCAATCCAGGTGCCAGCACAGAACCTCAGACACCCATTGCCCGGCTCCCCTGACCTGACCCTGCAGCCCAAGCCAGTTGTGGACCAGCTCCCACCACAGAACCTGGGCAGCGACCGTTCTAAGCAGTAGGTATCTTCTTGCTCCAAGGCGGGAGGTGATGGGTTCCAGGCCTCCTGGGGTGGGAGTTGGCGCTAAGCACATCACAAAAGCTCTGTTTCTGCTCTAGTTAAAGAGGCAAGTCTTTTCTCATGAATATTGTCCCTTACCTGCTGTCAACAATTTGATATTATCACCTACTCTGTTTATGTAGCATCCTCTCTATTACTCCGTGTAGCTGGCAGCCCAACAGGAGGGAAGCAAAACACCGAATTCCATCCAGACAGCTGGCAAACACCGAGCTAGGGCAGGGCTGCCTGGGCTAGTGCTTTGCTCTCCAGTCTGAGGGCCAAGCTGCCTGTGCTCAGCAAGGAGACAGCTGCCAGCAGCTGAGCAAGGGACAGCTTTCCTGAGTCAGGTGTTCGTCGTGTGTCTTCATCAACAGATTGACTGCTGCTCCTCTCCTCTGAAGTAAATACAAACCCAAAGAGAACTGGCTTTTGGACCATTCTTTCCGTGCTTAATAGAGAGGTGCAGCTAGTATCTTCTTCCTTGGCCCCCAGAACATAAATCCCCTGCCACTTAGCTTTGCTGCTGCCAACCCtacacc
The genomic region above belongs to Phocoena phocoena chromosome 19, mPhoPho1.1, whole genome shotgun sequence and contains:
- the KIF18B gene encoding kinesin-like protein KIF18B, with translation MAVENSMVRVVVRVRPPTPRELESQRRPVIQVVDERVLVFDPEEPDGGFLGLKWGSVHDGPKKKGKDLTFVFDRVFGEAATQQDVFHHTTHSILDSFLQGYNCSVFAYGATGAGKTHTMLGREGDPGIMYLTTMELYRRLEACREEKRLEVLISYQEVYNEQIHDLLEPKGPLAIREDPDKGVVVQGLSFHQPTSAEQLLGMLTRGNRNRTQHPTDVNATSSRSHAIFQIFVKQQDRIPGLTQALRVAKMSLIDLAGSERASSTHAKGERLREGANINRSLLALINVLNALADAKGRKSHVPYRDSKLTRLLKDSIGGSCRTVMIAAISPSSLAYEDTYNTLKYANRAKEIKLSLKSNVISLDCPISQYASTCQQLQAEVAALREKLRVYEAGAQAPQQDSSQPPKADAPHQPQSCTPELRPGSAVLQEESLGTEAQVEKVVEGNSSEREQLPEDKDEGPAEEVPIQVPAQNLRHPLPGSPDLTLQPKPVVDQLPPQNLGSDRSKQLALRVLCLAQRQYSLLQAANLLTPDMIAEFEMLQQLVQEENTEPGAEATGEPDPAKGSPLAQELRSESTPQHSPLCPESPGYSGPVTRTMAKQLNGLIHALGVPPGPDRTSAQASQRPTEKKRRRPSPLEPDSPPDPKPGTKRRRQSLLPCLTRGTPPEARLPYGPITPTGGRASSPCHSPHFCPATVIKSRVPLGPSALQNCSTPLALPARDLNATFDLSEETPSKLGFHECIGWDSVPRELNRLDQPFIPSGSRPLFTVKGPKLATSFPGTSARKKRRIVSSRGHSRIARLPSSTLKKSAGPLAIPEPPSSLHSPGNQRNQKELLRVGRALSAGSCSAKVS